One segment of Phoenix dactylifera cultivar Barhee BC4 unplaced genomic scaffold, palm_55x_up_171113_PBpolish2nd_filt_p 000643F, whole genome shotgun sequence DNA contains the following:
- the LOC103714839 gene encoding peroxisome biogenesis protein 22-like — MAALTSPAADSGRDELVDLIQRFVESLAEVCERLPFHVHREKLRSITTLAALAIAIIFAWKLSRSPSNHQRRQRKQPGPLPARANASLHANMIVQSSEASTSSGDLGVQDVADEFIPPVKLTLGQLVRQRLCEGRKVTCRLLGVILEETSPEEIQKHATVRSSVLEVLLEIAKHCDLYLMERILDDESEERVLSTLKDAGVFTSGGLVTDKVLFCSTENGCSSFVRQLEPDWHIDSNPEIIFPLARFIKYELYISPSRPERTASNVFTSTSLEQFFGVSA, encoded by the exons ATGGCGGCGTTGACTTCCCCCGCGGCCGACTCGGGCAGGGACGAACTCGTCGATCTGATCCAGAGGTTCGTGGAATCGCTCGCGGAGGTGTGCGAACGTCTTCCCTTCCACGTCCATCGCGAG AAGCTTCGTTCCATCACAACTCTTGCTGCTCTTGCCATTGCAATTATCTTTGCTTGGAAGTTGTCGAGATCTCCTTCCAACCATCAAAGAAGGCAACGGAAGCAGCCCGGTCCATTGCCTGCTCGTGCTAATGCAAGCTTACATGCAAACATGATCGTGCAATCTTCAGAAGCTAGCACATCTTCTGGGGACTTAGGAGTGCAAGATGTAGCTGATGAATTTATCCCGCCAGTTAAG CTGACCCTGGGGCAATTAGTAAGGCAAAGACTTTGTGAAGGGAGGAAg GTCACTTGTCGGTTGCTTGGTGTAATTCTTGAGGAGACTAGTCCAGAGGAGATCCAG AAGCATGCAACTGTGAGATCTTCTGTGCTAGAAGTATTATTGGAGATCGCAAAACACTGTGATCTTTATCTCATGGAAAGGATTCTCGATGATGAAAGCGAG GAAAGGGTTCTGTCAACTTTGAAGGATGCTGGAGTTTTTACATCTGGTGGTCTGGTTACTGATAAG GTTCTCTTTTGCAGCACTGAAAATGGGTGCTCATCTTTTGTGCGGCAACTGGAACCTGATTGGCATATTGATTCAAATCCTGAGATCATATTCCCATTGGCT AGGTTCATCAAATATGAACTGTATATTTCGCCAAGCAGACCTGAACGTACAGCTTCTAATGTTTTCACCTCGACAAGCTTGGAGCAGTTCTTTGGTGTTTCAGCTTGA